Within the Achromobacter spanius genome, the region CCTGGGTGATGAAGGGGAACAGGTTGTTGGGCAGGTCGCGCGGGCTTTCGCCGATCTGTCCGCTGGGGTGCGCGCCGATGGGGTTGAAGTAGCGCAGCGTGACGGCGCTGAAGGCGGGGTCAGCCGTGCAGACGTCGCGCAGCATCTCTTCCACCATCAGCTTGGTGCGGCCGTAGGGGTTGGCCGGCGCCAGCGGATGCGCCTCGGTAAACGGCAGGGTTTGCGGCTCGCCATACACGGTGGCCGACGAGCTGAACACCAGCCGAGTGACGCCCGCCTGGCGCATGGCCTGCAGCAGCACCATCGAACCCGCGACGTTGTTGTCGTAGTACTTGAGCGGGTCCGCCACCGATTCCCCCACCGCCTTGCAGCCGGCTAGATGCAGCACGGCCCGCACCGGCTGACCGCGTGCCGCCGCGTCCGACAGCACGCTTTCGATCAGGCCCGGCGTGCGGATATCCCCTTCAATCAGGGGTATTGGCACGCCGCACAGGCGTTCGACGCGGCGCACGGCCTCGCGGCTGCCGTTGCTGAAGTTGTCCAGCACCAGCGGCTGCTGGCCGGCCGCCAGCATCGCAATCAAGGTATGCGTGCCGATGTAGCCTGCCCCGCCCGTGACCAGGACGCGCAGATTTGAATCTGGCATGTCCGGGGCTTGTACGCCAGGCGCTTGGATGGGCGCATCTGGCAGGTCTGCGTCTGGCATCCTCGCCCCCGTCACAGATGCGCCGCCACGCCTGGCACCCACGCATGCCGGGGACGCGGCGCCTGCGCGTGGCCACGGTAGCGATCGATCCAGTACGACGTCGACGCATCATGGCCCCAATCGACCACGCCGGCCGACACGGGCACCGCCAGTTCGCGCTCGATGCCCGAGGCCAGCCGCTTGCCCAGTTCCACACCCCATTGATCGAAGGGGTTGATGCCCCACACCACGCTCTGCACAAAGACCTTGTGCTCATACAGGGCAAGCAGCGCGCCCAGGCCGCGCGGGTCCAGTTGGCGCAGCACGACCAGAGTGGACGGCCGCCCGCCCGGATGCACCATGTGCTGCGCCAGGCTCAGGGCGCGTTCCTGGTCGTCGATATGCGCCACGTCCTGCAAGGCTTCTTCCAGGCTCTTGCCGCGCAGCAGCGCCTGACGCTGCGCCAGGCAGTTGGCCAGCAGCAGGCGGTGCGCGTCCGGGCTGTCCGCATGGCCTTGCAGGCTGGCGATGAAATCAACCGGTGCGCCGTTCTCGCTTTGATGCAGCCACTGGAAAAACGTGTGCTGGCCGTCGGTGCCCGGCATGCCCCAGATGATGGGCGCGGTGGGCACGCCGACCGCCGTGCCGTCGCCCGCCACCCGTTTGCCCAGCGACTCCATTTCCAACTGCTGCAGGTAGGTCACCAAATGCAGCAGACGCGCGCTATAGGCGGCGATGTTCAAGGAGTTGTGGCCCAGCACGCTGCAATTGACCAGGCCGGCCAAGGCCAGCTGGATCGGTGCGTTCGCGGCGAACGGCGCCTGCTGGAAATGCTGGTCCATGGCTTCGGCGCCGGCCCGCATGCCGATCAGCACCTCGGCGCCCACGGTCAGCGCG harbors:
- the galE gene encoding UDP-glucose 4-epimerase GalE; this translates as MPDSNLRVLVTGGAGYIGTHTLIAMLAAGQQPLVLDNFSNGSREAVRRVERLCGVPIPLIEGDIRTPGLIESVLSDAAARGQPVRAVLHLAGCKAVGESVADPLKYYDNNVAGSMVLLQAMRQAGVTRLVFSSSATVYGEPQTLPFTEAHPLAPANPYGRTKLMVEEMLRDVCTADPAFSAVTLRYFNPIGAHPSGQIGESPRDLPNNLFPFITQVAVGRQPFLRVFGDDYDTADGTGVRDYLHVMDLAQGHVRALAYCADHPGFIAVNLGTGRGTSVLELVRAFEQASGCRIPLRTLARRPGDVARTWADPSLAESLLGWRSTYDVAAMCADGWRWQQGNPLGYAPETPTQAAA
- the pgi gene encoding glucose-6-phosphate isomerase — encoded protein: MGKANYAIEALRANSGLAQSPEWQAFAQAAEAAELDANTLKVIEAAGLCVDLTMQRQSPALEAAALNLLQARGLADARHALFAGEPVNWTEGRPAWHTALRAGRTREQPDGLDADSVCEYSRMTDFVRKLDQTADFSTVLHIGIGGSDWGPRLAVQAFGGPSQRRQIRFVSNIDGHAFHDAVAGLDPRRCLVVISSKSFTTSETLHNARAAMAWLKQGGVADVSEHLAAVTANVSAARALGVPASHTFKMCDWVGGRYSVWSVAGLSIALTVGAEVLIGMRAGAEAMDQHFQQAPFAANAPIQLALAGLVNCSVLGHNSLNIAAYSARLLHLVTYLQQLEMESLGKRVAGDGTAVGVPTAPIIWGMPGTDGQHTFFQWLHQSENGAPVDFIASLQGHADSPDAHRLLLANCLAQRQALLRGKSLEEALQDVAHIDDQERALSLAQHMVHPGGRPSTLVVLRQLDPRGLGALLALYEHKVFVQSVVWGINPFDQWGVELGKRLASGIERELAVPVSAGVVDWGHDASTSYWIDRYRGHAQAPRPRHAWVPGVAAHL